The following are encoded in a window of Megachile rotundata isolate GNS110a chromosome 2, iyMegRotu1, whole genome shotgun sequence genomic DNA:
- the kel gene encoding kelch protein: MESAGQNQVQNAFNNTDGTENKGSCLLLRYASQNSLDESSQKHIPRESGRDKPPYRNHHHTNRAFDVINEMRKKNLLCDVILVADGGLEVPAHKMVLAACSPYFYAMFTSFEERDQERITLQGVDYSALELLVDYVYSAEVHVTEDNVQVLLPAANLLQLTDVRDACCDFLQAQLHPSNCLGIRAFADLHGCLELLSHADSYIEQHFSEVVDGEEFLTLAPQQVAKLICSDRLMVPSEEKVFECVISWVHHDLEKRQAHLAQLMEHVRLPLLSQEYLVQRVEEEPLLKANLQCKDFLIEALKYHLLKGEQKSLFKTPRTKPRQPRGLPKVLLVVGGQAPKAIRSVECYDFKEEKWYQVSELPTRRCRAGLSVLGGRVYAVGGFNGSLRVRTVDIYDAATDQWSPCPEMEARRSTLGVAVLGNCIYAVGGFDGSTGLNSAEVYDPRTHEWRLIAPMSTRRSSVGVGVVKGLLYAVGGYDGASRQCLSSVECYNPEKDQWKPVPDMSARRSGAGVGVLDGILYAVGGHDGPLVRKSVEAFNPDTNQWTPVSDMALCRRNAGVVALNGLLYVVGGDDGSSSLASVEVYSPRTDSWSTLPTCMGIGRSYAGVAIIDKPMPSTTSM, from the exons TTGTTTGTTACTCCGATATGCTAGTCAAAATTCATTGGATGAAAGTTCACAAAAGCATATACCACGTGAAAGTGGACGAGACAAACCACCATATAggaatcatcatcatacaaatCGGGCTTTTGATGTTATCAATGAAATGCGAAA aaaaaatttattatgtgaTGTGATTCTGGTGGCTGATGGAGGATTGGAAGTACCTGCGCATAAAATGGTTCTTGCTGCATGCAGTCCTTATTTTTATGCTATGTTTACAAGTTTCGAAGAGCGAGATCAAGAAAGAATAACTCTGCAAGGTGTGGATTACTCAGCGCTTGAGTTATTGGTGGATTATGTATATTCCGCAGAAGTGCATGTAACTGAAGACAACGTGCAAGTGTTATTACCAGCTGCTAATCTTTTGCAATTAACTGATGTTCGTGATGCCTGTTGTGACTTCTTACAAGCTCAATTGCATCCATCAAATTGCTTAGGAATTCGTGCATTTGCAGATCTTCATGGTTGTCTAGAATTACTGTCACATGCAGACAGTTATATCGAACAACATTTCTC GGAGGTAGTGGATGGTGAAGAGTTTTTAACATTGGCACCTCAACAAGTTGCTAAATTGATTTGCAGTGATCGTTTAATGGTACCATCAGAAGAAAAAGTGTTTGAATGCGTGATATCATGGGTACATCATGATTTGGAAAAAAGACAAGCTCATTTAGCTCAATTAATGGAACATGTACGTTTACCTTTGTTATCCCAAGAATACTTAGTACAACGTGTGGAAGAAGAACCACTACTTAAAGCAAATTTACAAT GTAAGGATTTCTTAATCGAAGCTTTGAAATATCATTTACTTAAAGGAGAACAAAAGTCGTTATTTAAAACGCCTCGCACAAAACCCAGACAACCAAGGGGTTTACCAAAGGTATTATTAGTAGTTGGTGGACAAGCTCCAAAAGCAATCAGAAGCGTTGAATGTTATGATTTTAAGGAAGAAAAATGGTATCAGGTATCTGAATTGCCTACACGTCGTTGTAGAGCTG GTTTATCCGTCCTTGGTGGTCGCGTTTATGCTGTTGGTGGATTTAATGGATCGCTTAGAGTACGAACAGTTGACATTTACGACGCAGCTACAGACCAGTGGTCACCCTGTCCAGAAATGGAAGCGAGGAGATCAACCCTTGGTGTAGCGGTCCTTGGGAATTGCATTTACGCT GTTGGCGGTTTTGATGGTTCGACGGGTCTAAATTCCGCGGAGGTATACGATCCGAGAACTCACGAATGGCGATTAATCGCACCGATGTCAACGCGTAGAAGTAGTGTCGGTGTGGGTGTTGTTAAAGGATTACTATATGCT GTTGGCGGTTATGATGGAGCATCCAGACAGTGTCTTTCTAGCGTTGAATGCTACAATCCAGAAAAAGATCAGTGGAAGCCGGTGCCTGATATGTCTGCACGTCGCAGCGGAGCTGGTGTCGGTGTTTTAGACGGAATCTTATATGCTGTAGGAGGACACGATGGTCCTTTGGTTAGGAAGAGCGTAGAAGCCTTTAATCCAGATACTAATCAGTGGACTCCAGTTAGTGATATGGCCCTTTGCCGTAGAAATGCAG GTGTGGTAGCGCTCAATGGTCTTTTATACGTGGTGGGTGGGGACGACGGTTCATCGAGTCTAGCGTCTGTAGAAGTATACTCCCCAAGAACCGACAGTTGGTCGACTCTTCCAACTTGCATGGGTATCGGCCGCAGTTACGCCGGAGTAGCAATAATCGACAAACCGATGCCGTCCACGACATCGATGTGA
- the LOC143265642 gene encoding uncharacterized protein LOC143265642, with translation MEQNSDPGTEMSDQSREAGPSGVQIQNADQNVLHQYPGHNCRGPRCVCQRYENGEVAAAIMNQNRNNQDDNYQNTSRASRNFQNRPGGPAQMHSNHNPSYQNPVELMHNYNRNRQPQEPEENIYERLDNDDDDENDENNGEVVEPAAQNNHHNVDDHTYERIDDRYSCSGRTYARCYKYHVLNPYAVPHFLNDIESRNQYDQSRQLYLDSSRLSSQFCQNRLGRLGRNCFSTENIAYASTGRAIYPLGYNFMRLFCRHLDARYLCHHCHNLHNRLRYPDGLASNSRQYIYQLPRKVPICRGEYSYVKLPVTSCRPTESLRMECLCRIPNCSCRCKVLPNCNSTVQINRYLDCVGRGGPSVNNPMYATVHIGRPCVSTVGNTAGAGNASTSADSGASTSSAPAPTSTNEPSTSSNARQVFPSNNPSTSQDSACSSNRLMERQHTCDDSCIRNQSGNVAGICQFLGRCDRAECNHSRLSVHWWLVNRWLPPWNPPNFDRNIDGVPSMEESDSDDT, from the coding sequence ATGGAGCAGAACTCGGACCCGGGTACCGAAATGTCGGATCAATCACGGGAAGCCGGGCCCAGCGGTGTGCAAATTCAGAATGCGGATCAAAATGTACTTCATCAATACCCGGGTCATAATTGTCGCGGTCCACGTTGTGTATGCCAAAGATACGAGAATGGCGAGGTGGCGGCTGCGATCATGAATCAAAACAGAAATAACCAGGACGACAACTATCAGAATACGAGTCGTGCTTCGCGCAACTTCCAAAATCGACCCGGCGGTCCAGCGCAGATGCATTCGAATCACAACCCGAGTTACCAGAATCCGGTAGAATTGATGCACAACTACAACCGCAATCGGCAACCGCAAGAACCAGAAGAAAACATTTACGAGAGACtggacaacgacgacgacgacgagaaCGATGAGAACAACGGTGAAGTTGTTGAACCTGCGGCCCAAAACAACCACCACAACGTAGACGATCACACGTACGAAAGAATAGATGATCGCTATTCCTGCAGTGGTAGAACATACGCTCGTTGTTACAAATACCACGTTCTAAACCCATACGCGGTCCCTCACTTCCTAAATGACATTGAATCTAGAAACCAATACGATCAGTCCAGACAATTGTACCTAGATTCATCGCGACTTTCCAGTCAGTTTTGCCAGAATCGACTAGGCAGACTGGGTCGTAATTGTTTTTCTACCGAAAACATCGCTTATGCATCGACTGGACGTGCCATTTACCCTCTCGGTTACAATTTTATGCGTTTGTTCTGTAGACACTTAGATGCAAGGTACTTGTGCCACCACTGTCATAATCTGCACAATCGATTACGCTACCCAGATGGACTCGCAAGCAATTCTAGACAATATATATACCAGTTGCCAAGAAAGGTACCCATTTGCCGTGGAGAGTACTCGTACGTAAAGCTGCCCGTTACATCCTGTCGTCCAACAGAATCACTGAGAATGGAATGTCTTTGCAGAATTCCTAATTGCTCATGTAGATGTAAAGTTTTACCCAACTGCAATTCTACGGTGCAGATCAACAGGTATCTCGACTGCGTTGGCAGAGGTGGACCGTCGGTCAACAACCCGATGTACGCAACAGTTCACATTGGCAGACCTTGCGTTTCGACTGTGGGTAACACAGCGGGTGCAGGGAATGCATCCACCAGTGCGGACTCTGGAGCTTCTACGTCCAGTGCGCCTGCACCCACATCCACCAATGAACCAAGCACGTCGTCAAATGCCAGACAAGTATTTCCTTCGAACAATCCTTCCACTTCGCAGGACTCTGCGTGTTCTTCTAACCGTTTGATGGAACGTCAACACACCTGCGATGATTCCTGTATCAGAAATCAGAGTGGCAACGTTGCTGGCATTTGTCAGTTCCTTGGCAGATGCGACAGAGCGGAATGTAACCACAGCAGGTTATCTGTTCATTGGTGGCTGGTCAACAGATGGTTGCCGCCTTGGAATCCTCCTAACTTTGATAGAAACATAGACGGTGTTCCATCTATGGAAGAAAGTGATAGCGATGATACTTAA